A section of the Verrucomicrobiota bacterium genome encodes:
- a CDS encoding Bax inhibitor-1/YccA family protein yields the protein MRTGNPALNNDTFRVEYASTDAMTIGGTVNKTAILLLMLTMTSIWSWKKVMTLGDISAMMPWMIGGAIVGLIFAVITIFKKTAAPYTAPVYALAEGVFLGALSAMMELQFPGIAFQAITLTFGTLFALLAAYKSGFIKVTENFKLGVVAATGGIFLVYLASFVMGFFGISMPYIHGSGFIGIGFSVFVIIIAALNLVLDFDFIEEGAKRGAPRYMEWYAAFGLLVTLVWLYIEILRLLSKLRSR from the coding sequence ATGAGAACTGGAAATCCCGCCCTCAACAACGATACCTTTCGGGTAGAATACGCCTCAACCGATGCAATGACAATCGGTGGTACCGTCAATAAAACGGCGATCCTGCTTTTAATGCTCACAATGACCTCCATCTGGTCGTGGAAGAAAGTCATGACGCTAGGCGATATTTCCGCTATGATGCCTTGGATGATCGGAGGAGCGATCGTCGGCCTAATCTTTGCAGTGATCACGATTTTCAAAAAAACGGCAGCTCCGTACACAGCACCGGTTTATGCTCTGGCGGAGGGAGTATTTCTGGGTGCCCTTTCAGCAATGATGGAATTGCAATTTCCGGGCATTGCTTTCCAGGCAATCACGCTGACTTTTGGAACGTTGTTTGCACTGCTCGCCGCCTATAAATCTGGTTTTATCAAGGTTACTGAGAATTTTAAACTGGGAGTCGTTGCAGCTACCGGCGGCATTTTTCTGGTCTATCTTGCATCGTTCGTCATGGGATTTTTCGGAATCTCCATGCCTTACATCCACGGAAGCGGATTTATTGGAATTGGTTTCAGCGTATTTGTAATCATTATAGCCGCTCTCAACTTGGTCCTGGACTTCGACTTCATTGAAGAAGGAGCAAAACGCGGAGCCCCACGCTACATGGAATGGTACGCCGCCTTCGGTTTATTAGTCACCCTCGTCTGGCTCTACATCGAAATCCTTCGACTTCTCTCCA
- a CDS encoding protein phosphatase 2C domain-containing protein: METITWSGLTHPGRFRKNNEDSFLATNLNGQEVRLLGKQGSGSIERDGDFIFAVSDGMGGANAGEFASRIAVDFITKRLPQSFRLGAIGLPQGYHEFLGELFEEVNREMSRMSFFYEECRGMGATLSLCWFTPEWMYFAHVGDSRIYYLPKDGGLKQISHDHTYPGELFRKGRLNERQHKTHPEKHILLRSLGGKTKTIEPQFGAVGFESGDTFIINSDGINDGIWDHRLEDLIRNPPLRLAELQPANRLVKDSMEESGRDNLTAIVVSIS; the protein is encoded by the coding sequence ATGGAAACAATAACTTGGTCGGGCCTGACACATCCAGGGCGTTTTCGAAAAAACAATGAAGATTCATTTTTAGCTACTAATTTGAACGGACAGGAAGTACGGCTTCTGGGGAAACAAGGTTCTGGATCTATCGAAAGAGATGGTGATTTCATTTTTGCAGTCAGCGATGGTATGGGAGGCGCAAATGCAGGCGAATTTGCCAGCAGAATCGCTGTAGATTTTATAACTAAAAGACTTCCCCAAAGCTTTCGACTTGGAGCGATTGGCCTTCCCCAGGGCTACCATGAATTTTTGGGGGAGCTTTTCGAGGAAGTAAATCGGGAGATGTCCAGAATGAGTTTTTTCTATGAAGAGTGCCGTGGCATGGGAGCAACGCTTAGCCTATGTTGGTTTACCCCTGAATGGATGTACTTCGCACATGTAGGAGACAGCCGAATCTATTATTTGCCCAAGGATGGCGGTTTAAAGCAGATTTCCCACGACCACACTTACCCGGGTGAGTTGTTCCGCAAAGGAAGATTAAACGAACGACAACATAAAACTCACCCGGAAAAACATATCCTCCTACGTTCATTAGGCGGAAAAACAAAAACCATAGAACCTCAATTTGGTGCAGTAGGCTTTGAGAGTGGAGACACTTTCATAATTAATTCAGATGGCATCAACGACGGAATCTGGGATCATCGACTGGAAGACCTCATACGGAATCCCCCTCTGAGGCTCGCAGAACTTCAACCCGCAAATCGATTAGTAAAAGATTCAATGGAAGAATCTGGTCGTGACAATTTAACCGCAATTGTTGTATCTATTAGTTGA
- a CDS encoding serine/threonine protein phosphatase, producing MREIKDTKRAEVHIGYDGRVHKRYRGSLARKRYDNEVRVLKYLETKGCTFVPKLLHSDPDELYIITTNCGQIVPHIGQEKMDMLFAELETYGVRHGDAFARNITYSSHEGRFCIIDFEFSTILESGEGLTLAEAEKEIRKTKFKI from the coding sequence ATGAGGGAAATTAAAGACACAAAAAGGGCTGAAGTCCACATAGGCTATGATGGAAGAGTCCATAAACGGTATCGTGGATCCTTAGCTCGCAAGAGGTATGACAACGAAGTCCGCGTTCTTAAATATTTGGAAACAAAAGGCTGTACATTTGTGCCCAAACTCCTGCATAGCGATCCGGATGAACTGTATATTATTACCACCAACTGTGGTCAAATTGTGCCACATATAGGCCAGGAGAAAATGGATATGCTCTTTGCGGAGCTCGAAACATACGGCGTTCGGCACGGTGATGCGTTTGCTCGAAACATCACATACAGTTCCCACGAAGGAAGATTTTGCATTATAGACTTTGAATTTTCCACAATTCTGGAATCCGGAGAAGGTCTTACCCTGGCCGAAGCCGAAAAAGAAATAAGAAAGACAAAATTTAAAATCTAG
- a CDS encoding glutamine synthetase beta-grasp domain-containing protein, producing MPKYKLEYLWLDGYQPVPNLRGKTRIASNAPSSVEDCPVWGFDGSSTQQAEGKSSDCILQPVALYPDAGRSNAFIVMCEVMMPNGDPHPSNNRATIDDNEDTWFGLEQEYFLFQDGRPLGWPESGYPTPQGEYYTGVGYRNVGDVARAIVDDHLDLCLEAGINHEGINAEVAKGQWEFQIFAKGSKKCADDMWVARYLLERLCEQYQVYVEWHCKPFQGDWNGSGMHCNFSTKFMREVGGEKYFMALMTAFEKNKEEHIAAYGPDNHLRLTGLHETQSIDKFSWGLSDRGASVRLPVNFIKDGYKGYLEDRRPNSKGDPYQICSRILKTISEVPEK from the coding sequence ATGCCGAAATACAAGCTTGAATACCTCTGGCTCGATGGGTACCAACCCGTTCCGAACCTACGTGGAAAAACCAGAATCGCTTCAAATGCCCCATCTTCAGTCGAAGATTGCCCTGTATGGGGATTTGATGGCAGTTCTACTCAGCAGGCTGAAGGTAAAAGTTCAGATTGCATTTTACAACCCGTCGCTCTTTACCCGGATGCTGGTCGAAGCAACGCTTTCATCGTAATGTGTGAGGTCATGATGCCTAATGGTGATCCGCACCCATCTAACAATCGTGCGACGATTGATGATAACGAAGATACGTGGTTTGGACTCGAGCAGGAATACTTCCTTTTTCAGGATGGTCGCCCGCTGGGTTGGCCTGAAAGCGGGTATCCCACGCCCCAAGGTGAGTACTACACCGGAGTCGGTTACCGTAATGTTGGCGATGTTGCCCGAGCCATTGTGGATGATCACCTGGATCTTTGCCTGGAAGCCGGAATCAATCACGAGGGAATCAATGCCGAAGTGGCCAAAGGACAATGGGAATTCCAGATATTCGCCAAGGGTTCCAAAAAATGCGCCGACGACATGTGGGTTGCGCGCTACCTTCTTGAGCGCCTTTGCGAGCAATATCAGGTCTATGTTGAATGGCATTGCAAACCCTTCCAAGGTGACTGGAACGGATCAGGCATGCATTGCAACTTTTCCACGAAATTTATGCGTGAAGTAGGTGGTGAAAAGTATTTCATGGCTCTTATGACAGCTTTCGAAAAGAATAAGGAAGAGCATATCGCCGCTTATGGACCTGACAACCACTTGCGTCTGACCGGTCTCCATGAAACTCAGTCGATCGACAAGTTTTCCTGGGGATTGTCTGACAGAGGTGCTTCGGTTCGATTGCCGGTTAACTTTATTAAAGATGGTTACAAAGGTTACCTCGAAGATCGCCGTCCAAATTCGAAGGGAGATCCCTACCAGATCTGCTCCCGCATTCTTAAGACGATTTCAGAAGTTCCTGAAAAATAA